Proteins encoded together in one Quercus lobata isolate SW786 chromosome 3, ValleyOak3.0 Primary Assembly, whole genome shotgun sequence window:
- the LOC115980004 gene encoding receptor-like protein 33 has translation MLQYNNFTGQIPSSLSNLKYLNVIDLSYNKFEGSIPVSLGNLTKVTKIMLQYNNFTGHIPSSLSNPKDLTFINFSHNNFGGFGGKIPFLTNLTKLSTVDLSYNQLTSQMCEFQPNNSLQYLRLENNRLYGSLPSSISNLVNLIELNIASNDLSGIVEFDESTNLEELETLDVSNNSRFLGIKSNSNHTFPYLQTLSLSSCNIIEFPKFLKSSKYLENLDLSSNRISNQIPEWMFEVVENLLFLDLHANLLQGNLPIPPSTMIAFFMSNNRLIGEIPSMICNASSLEILDISNNNLSGKIPQCLGNFGHRLSVMDLRTNNFHGTIPDTFEKDNSLATIAFNGNHLEGKLPKSFVNCTNLEVLDLGNNKINDSFPYWLEALSKLRLLVLSNNKLHGPIRNRKNKVVFFSKLQILDLSHNEFTGLLPRIYFENLEAMMICNENAKEPQYLAAYYGTHTHKRSDYDRVEIPKGFYQDSIEVTVKGSKRELPRVLTIFTMIDLSSNQFQGEIPDALGRLKFLRLLNLSHNSLTGHIPSTLGNLLALEALDLSSNKLTGEIPMQLTLLTFLAMLNLSQNYLIGPIPQGKQFNTFGNESYDGNLGLCGSPLSIKCSTNEPPPTIFLEDNDSMFAEGFGWKTVLIGYGCGFVFGLVVGYVVFKTRKPQWILRLIEGEREGRVTGRINQRPKRRRR, from the exons ATGCTCCAATATAACAACTTTACCGGCCAAATTCCATCATCACTTTCAAATCTGAAGTATCTGAACGTTATTGACCTTAGTTACAACAAATTTGAAG GATCAATACCAGTGTCTCTTGGGAACCTCACAAAAGTTACTAAAATTATGCTCCAATATAACAATTTCACTGGCCATATTCCATCATCACTGTCAAACCCAAAGGATCTCACTTTTATTAACTTCAGTCACAACAACTTTGGAGGTTTTGGTGGTAAAATTCCTTTTTTGACCAACCTAACAAAACTCTCCACAGTTGACTTGTCTTACAACCAACTCACTAGTCAAATGTGTGAATTCCAACCTAACAATTCACTACAATATCTTAGATTGGAAAATAACAGGCTTTATGGCTCTCTTCCAAGTTCAATCTCTAATCTTGTGAATCTTATAGAGCTTAATATTGCATCGAATGACTTGAGTGGCATTGTGGAATTTGATGAGTCCACAAATCTCGAAGAACTTGAAACCCTTGACGTTTCAAACAATAGTCGGTTTTTAGGCATCAAAAGCAACTCGAACCATACCTTCCCCTATCTTCAGACATTAAGCTTGTCTTCTTGCAACATAATTGAattcccaaaatttttaaaatcgTCAAAATATTTAGAAAACTTGGACCTATCTAGTAACAGAATCTCAAACCAAATCCCAGAATGGATGTTTGAAGTTGTGGAGAATCTActgtttcttgatcttcatgcCAATCTATTGCAAGGAAATCTTCCTATTCCACCTTCTACTATGATCGCCTTTTTTATGTCGAACAATAGATTGATTGGGGAGATCCCATCTATGATTTGCAATGCAAGTAGCCTTGAAATCTTAGATATCTCTAACAACAATTTGAGTGGTAAGATTCCACAATGTTTGGGAAACTTTGGTCATAGACTTTCAGTGATGGATTTGCGAACGAACAATTTCCATGGCACTATTCCTGATACATTTGAAAAGGATAATAGTCTAGCAACTATTGCCTTTAATGGAAATCATTTAGAAGGGAAATTACCAAAATCATTTGTCAATTGCACAAATTTGGAAGTTCTTGACCTCGGAAATAATAAGATCAATGATTCATTCCCCTATTGGTTGGAAGCCCTTTCGAAGTTACGGTTACTTGTCTTGAGTAATAATAAACTTCATGGTCCTATAAGAAATCGTAAAAATAAGGTGGTGTTTTTCTCTAAATTACAAATTCTCGATCTCTCTCACAATGAGTTTACTGGTCTTTTACCgagaatttattttgaaaatttggaagcCATGATGATTTGCAATGAAAATGCAAAAGAACCACAATATTTGGCAGCATATTATGGTACACATACGCATAAGCGTAGTGACTATGATAGAGTTGAAATACCCAAAGGTTTTTATCAAGATTCAATAGAGGTGACTGTGAAAGGGTCAAAGAGAGAACTACCGAGAGTCCTAACCATCTTCACAATGATTGATTTATCAAGCAACCAATTCCAAGGAGAGATTCCAGATGCACTTGGAAGGCTTAAATTTCTCCGATTGCTCAACCTTTCCCATAACAGCCTAACTGGCCATATCCCATCAACTTTGGGAAATTTATTAGCACTTGAAGCATTGGATCTCTCTTCAAATAAACTCACTGGTGAAATTCCTATGCAATTGACACTTCTAACATTTTTGGCCATGTTAAACCTTTCACAAAACTACCTTATTGGACCCATACCTCAAGGCAAACAATTCAATACATTTGGTAATGAATCATATGATGGGAACTTAGGATTGTGCGGATCTCCATTGTCAATTAAATGTAGTACTAATGAGCCACCACCAACAATATTCCTTGAAGACAATGATTCAATGTTTGCAGAAGGATTTGGTTGGAAGACCGTGTTGATTGGCTATGGATGTGgatttgtgtttggattagtTGTGGGATATGTTGTGTTTAAAACAAGAAAACCCCAATGGATTTTAAGGTTGATTGAAGGAGAACGAGAGGGAAGGGTGACAGGGCGTATCAACCAAAGACCCAAGCGAAGAAGACGTTAA